In Candidatus Defluviilinea proxima, a single genomic region encodes these proteins:
- a CDS encoding prolipoprotein diacylglyceryl transferase — translation MPEGFSIGPLTIRFYGIILMSGALIGGFLAVREAKRRGYDPEIVWDMFIYLLIGGIIGARLWHILTPSPSTGITTGWYFTHPLDALAIWKGGLGIPGAIIGGLITLYLYSRKTGINFAEWTDIISPSLALGQAIGRWGNFFNQELYGAPTNLLWKLYIDPAHRLANYLDVEYYHPLFLYESLWNLMNMFLLLWISRRFADSLKNGDIFLIYLIVYPIGRFFLDFLRLDASLVGGININQTIMAVVALIAAVSLYLRHRKA, via the coding sequence ATGCCTGAAGGTTTTAGTATTGGTCCACTGACTATTCGTTTTTATGGAATCATTCTCATGAGCGGCGCATTGATCGGCGGATTTTTGGCCGTCCGTGAAGCAAAACGTCGTGGATATGATCCTGAGATCGTTTGGGATATGTTTATCTATTTGTTGATCGGTGGCATCATTGGTGCGCGGTTGTGGCATATTCTCACGCCGTCTCCATCCACGGGGATAACAACAGGCTGGTATTTTACACATCCGTTAGATGCGTTGGCCATTTGGAAGGGTGGGCTTGGAATTCCTGGCGCGATCATTGGTGGTTTGATCACTTTATATTTGTATTCTCGCAAAACAGGGATCAACTTTGCAGAGTGGACCGACATCATTTCTCCGAGTCTTGCGTTGGGTCAGGCGATCGGCCGCTGGGGAAATTTTTTCAATCAAGAACTCTATGGCGCGCCCACGAACCTTCTGTGGAAGCTTTACATTGACCCTGCTCATCGTTTGGCGAACTATCTTGACGTGGAATACTACCATCCATTGTTCCTATATGAATCTTTATGGAACTTGATGAACATGTTCCTGTTGTTGTGGATTTCCCGTCGATTTGCTGATTCTTTGAAAAATGGCGATATCTTCCTTATTTACCTGATCGTTTACCCCATTGGCCGCTTCTTTCTGGACTTTTTGCGGCTCGATGCTTCGTTGGTTGGGGGCATCAATATCAATCAGACCATTATGGCGGTGGTTGCTCTGATTGCGGCAGTCTCATTATATTTACGGCATCGTAAGGCCTGA
- a CDS encoding tyrosine--tRNA ligase, giving the protein MNIEEQVQLLMQGTEYGDEELTKAMAADLRQRLIEAEKAGRPLRVYCGYDPRTADLHIGHTVTMRKLRQFQDLGHDVTFLIGTYTSLIGDPSDKDKLRPLLTQDEVMENARSYAEQAFRILDKSKTTVRFNHEWLSQLTFADLIKLGSNFTIQQFLTREAFRKRWDGGDAVYLHEFFYAIMQGYDAHALKTDVQVGGTDQLFNIVTAGRKVMAAFDEKPNIGIIMAILPGTDGVVKMSKSLGNHIPLNSTPEDMYGKVMSVPDSAMPLYAKLVTRWLPAEVSAFEKGLADGSVHPRDAKMKLAHEITATYYSEADADKGQAAFVSLFQKGDIPDEMPEYALQDGQTVLDVILVAKMAASRSDARRLIDQKGVRLDGEVLERGDSPFPHAGVLQVGKRKFLRVK; this is encoded by the coding sequence ATGAATATTGAAGAACAAGTCCAATTATTGATGCAGGGCACGGAGTATGGCGATGAGGAATTGACGAAAGCCATGGCCGCTGACCTGCGCCAACGTTTGATCGAAGCGGAAAAGGCGGGGCGCCCGTTGCGTGTGTATTGTGGTTACGATCCACGGACCGCTGACTTGCACATTGGTCACACAGTGACAATGCGAAAACTGCGCCAGTTTCAAGACCTGGGGCATGACGTTACATTCTTGATCGGGACGTATACATCGCTGATCGGCGACCCTTCGGATAAGGATAAGCTTCGCCCATTGCTCACGCAAGATGAAGTAATGGAAAATGCACGCTCGTATGCTGAACAGGCGTTTCGCATTTTGGACAAAAGCAAGACGACCGTTCGCTTTAACCATGAATGGCTTTCGCAATTGACCTTTGCAGATCTGATCAAACTCGGTTCGAATTTCACCATTCAGCAATTCCTCACGCGAGAAGCATTCCGTAAGCGTTGGGATGGCGGGGATGCTGTGTATTTGCATGAGTTCTTCTATGCCATCATGCAAGGCTATGATGCACACGCCTTGAAAACAGACGTGCAAGTGGGTGGGACGGATCAGTTGTTCAATATTGTGACGGCGGGCCGCAAGGTGATGGCCGCTTTTGACGAGAAGCCGAACATTGGCATCATCATGGCGATATTGCCCGGCACCGATGGCGTGGTGAAGATGAGCAAGTCGTTGGGGAACCATATCCCGCTTAACTCCACGCCGGAGGATATGTATGGCAAGGTGATGTCTGTGCCTGACTCTGCCATGCCGTTATATGCAAAGCTTGTAACGCGTTGGTTGCCTGCCGAAGTCTCTGCCTTTGAAAAGGGATTGGCCGATGGAAGCGTCCATCCGCGTGACGCGAAGATGAAGTTGGCGCACGAGATCACTGCCACATACTACAGCGAAGCCGATGCTGATAAGGGGCAGGCCGCTTTCGTAAGTCTCTTCCAGAAGGGCGATATCCCAGATGAGATGCCCGAGTACGCGCTTCAAGATGGTCAGACCGTTTTAGATGTGATCCTTGTTGCGAAGATGGCGGCAAGTCGTAGCGACGCGCGCCGTTTGATCGACCAGAAGGGTGTACGCCTTGACGGTGAAGTGTTGGAACGTGGCGACTCGCCCTTCCCGCATGCGGGTGTATTGCAGGTTGGAAAACGGAAGTTTTTACGAGTGAAATAA
- a CDS encoding MBL fold metallo-hydrolase, translating into MPKVIILGSSNAVPTKDHENTHLAIIGDDRSILVDCVSNPVVRLEQAGLDFNELTDIIITHFHPDHVSGVPLLLMDMWLMGRTKPINIYGLHFTMDRLENLMGFYGWAEWPNFFPVAFYRLPEAEKAFVMDCDDFKITASPVHHMVPTIGIRVECKKTQKLFAYSCDTEPCEQTVRLADGVDILIHEAGGATFGHSSAEQAGEIATKAEAGKLYLIHYPTGRFAKGDIAKEASKTFQGEVVVAKDFMTIEL; encoded by the coding sequence GTGCCAAAAGTCATCATACTCGGATCATCCAACGCCGTACCCACCAAGGATCATGAAAATACGCATCTCGCGATCATCGGAGATGATCGTTCCATCCTTGTGGACTGTGTCAGCAACCCTGTAGTCCGTTTGGAACAGGCGGGGTTGGATTTCAACGAATTGACTGACATCATCATCACTCACTTTCACCCCGATCATGTTTCTGGTGTCCCGCTTCTTCTCATGGACATGTGGCTGATGGGGCGCACCAAGCCGATCAACATCTATGGCCTTCACTTCACAATGGATCGTCTCGAAAACCTGATGGGTTTTTATGGTTGGGCGGAATGGCCGAATTTCTTTCCTGTTGCCTTTTACCGGTTGCCTGAAGCAGAGAAAGCTTTCGTTATGGATTGCGACGACTTCAAGATCACAGCTTCACCAGTTCATCATATGGTTCCCACCATAGGCATTCGCGTGGAATGCAAAAAGACTCAAAAGCTATTTGCCTATTCCTGTGATACTGAACCCTGTGAACAAACCGTCCGCCTTGCGGATGGGGTGGATATCCTCATCCATGAAGCAGGCGGCGCTACCTTTGGGCACTCGTCTGCAGAACAAGCAGGTGAGATCGCGACCAAGGCGGAAGCTGGTAAGCTTTACCTTATTCACTACCCAACCGGCCGTTTTGCCAAAGGTGATATTGCTAAAGAAGCCAGTAAGACCTTTCAAGGCGAGGTCGTTGTCGCAAAAGATTTTATGACGATTGAATTATAA
- a CDS encoding stage II sporulation protein M translates to MRRNWDAIWLIARREFLDQLRDWRIVAPMTLLILVFPFIADDTTRQAVAFMNRFGGSLILANLIPFVILVIGFFPLSFTLVVALESFVGEKERGTIEPLLSSPLEDRHLYLGKLLVGITTPLVFSFISIVIYLILVSRRDVQFPSAYMLSLIFLLTLAHAVLMVSSAIVISVQATTIRSANLMASFVVVPVAFLLQGETILIFWGNEDVLWFAIIAVALLSALLVRLGLAHFKREYLLGREIDTLSIKNIYRVVRGQFVGQAESIWEWYRVELPLTLRQLRQPLIIVIALAVISVVASYAWVVINVPTYVDITPERTQELRTMVGDNLVDLDNLGDALPAPVLFLHNARTTLAFLLMGLVSFGTLGLTLFMVNFALVGGVLGAAQLVGFSPLLTFVVGVLPHGLFELTAIMLATAAMLRVGALLVSPNTDKSLGETFLLSLADWFRVFIGLVVPLLAVAAVIEIYLTPVLIKMAFPLL, encoded by the coding sequence ATGCGGCGTAATTGGGATGCGATCTGGCTGATCGCGAGGCGTGAGTTCCTCGATCAGCTTCGTGATTGGCGTATCGTGGCGCCGATGACTTTGTTGATATTGGTGTTCCCATTCATCGCAGACGATACAACACGTCAGGCGGTTGCTTTTATGAATCGCTTTGGCGGAAGCCTCATTCTTGCCAACTTGATCCCATTCGTTATTCTGGTGATCGGGTTTTTCCCGTTGTCTTTTACGCTTGTGGTGGCCCTGGAATCGTTTGTAGGTGAAAAAGAGCGCGGCACAATTGAGCCTTTGTTGTCTTCGCCTTTGGAAGACAGACATTTGTATCTTGGCAAATTGTTGGTGGGAATTACTACGCCACTTGTATTTAGTTTTATTTCCATCGTGATTTACCTGATACTAGTATCGCGGCGCGATGTGCAATTCCCCAGCGCGTACATGTTGTCTTTGATCTTCTTGTTGACGTTGGCGCATGCGGTTCTCATGGTCAGTTCTGCGATCGTGATATCGGTACAGGCTACAACAATCCGTTCTGCAAATTTGATGGCATCATTTGTTGTAGTGCCGGTTGCGTTTTTATTGCAAGGCGAGACCATTCTGATCTTTTGGGGCAACGAAGATGTTCTGTGGTTCGCGATCATTGCCGTGGCTTTGCTTTCAGCGCTTCTTGTGCGATTGGGATTGGCTCACTTCAAACGAGAATACCTGCTCGGACGTGAGATCGACACGTTGAGCATCAAGAATATCTATCGTGTTGTGCGTGGACAGTTTGTGGGGCAGGCGGAGTCGATCTGGGAATGGTATCGAGTAGAGCTTCCTCTTACGTTACGGCAACTACGACAACCTCTAATTATCGTGATCGCTTTGGCGGTTATCTCTGTAGTGGCTAGTTATGCTTGGGTGGTTATCAATGTTCCTACTTATGTTGACATCACACCTGAACGCACACAAGAACTCAGGACAATGGTTGGAGACAATCTAGTTGACCTCGATAACCTTGGCGATGCCTTACCTGCGCCGGTGTTGTTCCTTCATAACGCACGTACCACACTCGCTTTCTTGTTGATGGGGCTGGTTTCGTTTGGTACATTGGGACTCACCCTATTCATGGTGAACTTTGCATTGGTTGGCGGGGTATTAGGCGCGGCGCAACTGGTTGGGTTCTCTCCGCTCCTGACCTTCGTAGTTGGTGTTTTACCTCATGGTTTATTTGAGTTGACCGCTATTATGTTGGCGACGGCGGCCATGTTGCGAGTGGGCGCCTTATTGGTATCGCCCAACACAGATAAAAGTTTAGGAGAGACCTTCCTCCTGTCACTGGCGGACTGGTTCAGGGTCTTCATTGGTCTGGTTGTTCCATTATTGGCGGTTGCGGCTGTGATCGAGATCTATCTCACCCCCGTACTCATCAAAATGGCATTCCCGTTACTATAA
- a CDS encoding TIGR01777 family protein, which produces MNVLIAGGSGFIGTALTKSLQQDGHKVFILTRRIPKDSSQIQWDGKTTKGWGYIINEVDAVINLTGYGLEHWPWTKRQKQRFIDSRVFPGFALASAIKDSSHRPSVFLQTSGINHYGLRNDSIADESTPPASDFLAQLTVGWEDATKPIEELGVRRVVTRTAVVLSGRGGLFPLMALSVRLFFGGRFGDGKQATPWIHLADQVSAIKFLLENENARGPFNLIAPTPTSNADFMKIIATHLKRPYWFHLPAFLLRIPLGEMSVLLTEGSYSQPKRLLELGYKFQFPKLKDAVKDIFK; this is translated from the coding sequence ATGAATGTATTGATCGCAGGCGGCTCCGGTTTCATCGGAACCGCTCTCACAAAATCATTGCAACAAGATGGTCACAAGGTCTTTATTCTGACCCGCCGTATACCAAAAGATTCCAGCCAGATCCAATGGGATGGAAAAACAACAAAAGGTTGGGGCTACATCATCAATGAAGTGGATGCGGTTATTAATTTAACCGGATACGGACTGGAACATTGGCCATGGACAAAACGTCAAAAGCAAAGATTCATTGACTCTCGCGTCTTTCCTGGATTTGCGCTTGCCTCTGCCATAAAAGACTCTTCCCATCGCCCAAGCGTTTTTCTGCAAACCTCTGGCATCAACCACTACGGCCTCCGAAACGACTCCATCGCTGACGAATCCACGCCGCCCGCTAGTGACTTTCTTGCGCAACTCACTGTTGGCTGGGAAGATGCCACCAAGCCCATTGAAGAACTGGGTGTTCGCCGCGTTGTCACTCGTACTGCTGTTGTCCTTTCTGGGCGTGGCGGATTGTTCCCGCTCATGGCATTATCTGTACGGTTGTTCTTTGGTGGACGATTTGGCGATGGCAAACAAGCCACACCATGGATCCATCTTGCAGATCAAGTTTCAGCGATAAAATTTTTGCTCGAGAACGAAAACGCACGTGGACCTTTCAACCTGATTGCTCCAACCCCAACTTCCAACGCGGATTTTATGAAGATCATCGCGACCCATTTGAAACGCCCCTATTGGTTTCACCTTCCTGCTTTCCTTTTGCGAATCCCTCTGGGTGAGATGAGTGTTTTGCTCACCGAAGGCAGTTACTCACAGCCCAAACGTCTGCTTGAACTCGGATATAAATTTCAATTTCCGAAGCTTAAAGATGCAGTGAAGGATATCTTCAAATAA
- a CDS encoding ABC transporter ATP-binding protein — MIETHDLSKQYNNDFWAVDGVTLNVQPGQILALLGQNGAGKTTTVRMLTALLTPTRGWARVAGYDVTKNPREIRANVGVLTEQHGLYMRMTGEEYMDYFGRVYSMDADARKKRSDYLLEYFGLSEAARRRSGEYSKGMKQKLALARALMHDPAVLLLDEPTSAMDPESAQLVRNEIARLKSSKRTIILCSHNLAEAEALADRIAIIYRGKILLNGTLDELKRQVLGPVEYEAKFAEPFDAGDLNLPEGVTLASRDSTSLRFQVEAPHLVNPKIVHELTSRNAPLVSFQEVSRKLEQVYLKTMADAQGVAYAA, encoded by the coding sequence ATGATAGAGACACATGATTTAAGCAAACAATACAATAATGATTTCTGGGCTGTGGATGGCGTTACATTGAATGTACAGCCTGGGCAGATCCTTGCGTTGCTTGGGCAGAATGGTGCTGGCAAAACGACAACGGTCCGTATGCTGACGGCGTTATTGACGCCGACACGTGGCTGGGCGCGTGTTGCTGGCTATGATGTGACGAAGAATCCCCGAGAGATCCGGGCAAATGTCGGTGTGTTGACTGAACAACATGGCTTATACATGCGTATGACCGGCGAAGAGTACATGGATTATTTCGGCAGGGTATACAGCATGGATGCCGACGCTAGAAAAAAGCGGAGTGATTATTTACTTGAGTATTTTGGCTTATCAGAGGCGGCACGTAGACGGTCTGGTGAATACTCTAAGGGTATGAAGCAGAAATTGGCATTAGCACGTGCGTTGATGCATGATCCCGCTGTGCTGTTGTTGGATGAACCTACTTCGGCAATGGACCCTGAGTCTGCGCAGTTGGTGAGAAATGAGATCGCCCGTCTGAAATCGTCCAAGCGGACGATCATCCTTTGTTCGCACAATCTAGCCGAAGCTGAGGCCCTTGCCGATAGGATCGCGATCATTTATCGGGGAAAGATATTGCTCAATGGAACCTTGGACGAGTTAAAACGTCAAGTACTTGGGCCGGTGGAATACGAAGCGAAGTTTGCCGAGCCTTTTGATGCAGGTGATTTGAATCTGCCTGAAGGTGTAACTCTGGCCTCTCGCGACAGTACCAGTTTGCGGTTCCAGGTAGAAGCGCCGCATTTGGTCAATCCAAAGATCGTTCATGAGTTGACATCTCGAAATGCTCCTCTTGTTTCATTTCAAGAAGTTTCGAGAAAACTGGAGCAGGTATATTTGAAAACAATGGCTGATGCTCAAGGGGTGGCGTATGCGGCGTAA
- a CDS encoding HNH endonuclease, with the protein MQDPVLVLNANFEPINVCSTRRAVGLLLAGKADMVVNGRGHIKTVKQLIPRPSVIRLEMQIHRPRPRVKLTRREVFRRDNYTCQYCGKRDGGMTVDHVIPRHMGGGHEWTNVVTACPHCNHRKGGRKVEEVHMHLFHPPKEPPASAQYIFGRHLNEYREWEPYINGW; encoded by the coding sequence GTGCAAGACCCTGTACTGGTGCTAAACGCCAATTTCGAACCGATCAATGTCTGTTCCACACGCAGAGCCGTTGGATTATTGCTGGCGGGCAAAGCCGATATGGTTGTGAACGGACGCGGTCACATAAAAACTGTAAAGCAATTGATCCCGCGTCCTTCGGTCATTCGGTTAGAGATGCAGATCCATCGACCCAGACCTCGCGTCAAGTTGACACGTCGCGAGGTATTTCGCCGCGACAATTATACCTGTCAGTACTGTGGAAAACGTGATGGTGGCATGACGGTTGACCATGTGATCCCGCGTCATATGGGTGGCGGGCACGAGTGGACGAATGTGGTGACAGCCTGTCCGCATTGTAATCATCGCAAAGGTGGGCGCAAAGTAGAGGAAGTTCACATGCATTTGTTCCATCCACCCAAGGAACCGCCAGCCAGTGCACAATACATTTTTGGCAGGCACCTGAATGAATACCGTGAATGGGAACCGTACATCAACGGCTGGTAA